The genomic interval ACGGACAATACATGTTGACTTCTTATGAGAAGCTCTGTTTAGTTGTTGTGGCAGTTTTggtaataattatgtatttatgtctATTTCACTTTATGCATCCCAGAAAGAACCGGTTTAAAGGGTACGTTGCTTTGGTGTGAGTGCTGAGAGAGTGGACTTGTGGTTTACAGATATTTAATGGTGTTTGTAGGTGTTTGTTAGGCTTTGTGGTTGATGGTTAAAGCACTTTGTGTTGATGGTGAATCGGCATGCTCACAAGCTACTTCTCCGTCTCTTTTCATGATCATTACACTACTTCCATAATCATCCACCATGATTTGTCATTCTCCTGTCCTTCAGAATAGTAGTAGTGCTGCTTGTTGATCTGTGTTTGCCATTCGTTTTGCAGCTGCTCACAAAGCAACATTTTATTGCCTTGTTTTCTAATCTTTCCTCCTCTGCTCTACATCTTTCTCTATCCTTCTTTCTTTCCCGTATGCTGCCCACAGGAGAAATGAACCCATGAGCAGACCTCACTCCTGGCATGCCACCAAGTTCAACGAGAGCCACTCAGAAGCCAAAACCCAGTCCACACCCTCACCAGTCTGGCAAACAAGATATGATGCAAGGTAATTGGAAAGGCAGAAAAGAATTTGTTTCTGTTTATATTGCTTCTTTCAGTAAAGATTTAGGAATGAAAgcctttatttttcttttacaaataaacattgAATGCCAGGAACTTTTTTCATTTGCAAGTTtacatgtgtttgtttttcttagtTCATTCTCTTCTGAACTCTCAACTGGCTGGGAGCAAACCAATCTACGGAGAGTATCCGATCAGTTTAGCTCTTTGGGAAGTATGGACAGCTTAGAGCATAGCTCACATCCATATCCACCTGGCCGTCTTTCCCCAAGCAAGTCCAACAATAACAGCATTGAACATTTGGGTGGTGGTAAACGAGACTCTGCATACAGCTCCTTTTCTACAAGCTCAGGAACCCCAGATTACTCCCTGTCCAAAAGTAACACTGCGTCCACTGAGAACATGCTGTATAAAATTAATCAGTGGGATTCAAGTAGCAGGCACAGCAATGGCAGACATAGCCAAAGCCTAAGCGAAGGGGTACGACAAGATGAGAGGCTTGGATACTTGCAGCATCTCTCAAGCCATGAGATCCCAAAAGCTGAGGAACAGCCCGGCACTCGGCATTCAAGCTCTGGAAGAGTTAGTATTGGACCTGTCTGGCATGTCCCagatatgaagaaaaatgtggTATCCTCCACCCCACCTCCTGCTCCACCAACACGCAGTGATAGTTTTGCAGCTACCAAGGTTCATGAGAAGGGTCTGATCACAGGTACCTCTGAGGGCCTCGGTGTTCATCCCCAGTTAAAGCCTCAGGTGAAAGCATTGCAAAAGGCAGGAGAAACCCATGAAACCACACAAAGGTCTCATCAAGTTAACGAGACAGCTCCTGAGAGTCGACCATCTAAAAATGATTCctcaaatccctacatttcatCCAATGCCCAACATCAGTATCCACCCCATATGTCATCAGACAAAACATACTCCCTATCAACGACAGATGTCAGAGATAGGCATCAGCCCTATGCCCCTGTCCCATACCATTCACGGCAGTACAGTGACGAGGGCACTTTCCATGCTCAAACTAGGACAATACCAGCACTGAAACCTCCATTCAGTGGATACTTCAGCAGTATGCAGGAGCTGCCCACAAACAACCACATGCAACCCAATAGCCAGAATCAAACTAGAAGGCAAGCTGCATCAATGTCCGGGTATGTTGGAGTTACCTCTCATCATATCGCTCAGGGAATGACCCAGGCTTCTTTAGTGAGAGTTGATGACTTTAAAGCTACTTCAGTCTCAGAAATGTCACACAGTGGACGAGACAGGTTGTCCATTGGTTCTCAAGGAGGAGCAAAAGACCGCTATTTCCCACCTCAGTCACAGCACCATGATACAGATCATAAAGACAATAATGCGTCCTTCAAACAAAGTGAAAACCACCATCGCATTTTCGCTGCACCAAGTAATATACCAGATTCAACAAAACCTTCCGAACTGAGGGGGAGCCAAAAGCAACTCCATATGTCTAGCTCTGATGAGCATTCTGGTAGTTATCCCTCCAGTAAGCAACCCGAGCACAGGAGAAGTGCTGGTCATCTCCATCTTAAAGAGTACTCACAACAACCCTTTCCAGCTAAAAGTGAGTCAAAGATATGTCCCCAGAAAACACCTATGCTCTATTCTCTGGCCCAAGAGAACAATGACGTGGAGGACTGTCAAGATGAGATCAACAGTGGAAGTGCACAACAGGAAGTCCTTGAGAGTCAGAGTGGCAAACAAGCAAGACGAAGTGACCGATTTGCCACCACCTTGCGCAACGAGATCCAGATGAGGAGGGCTCAGCTTCAAAAGAGTCGAAGCGCAGCCACTTTAGAAAGTCCAGTTGAAGCTGTAGAAGAGCCTGCAGTCTGGAAGACCACTGGTACTTCTTCATCATCCTCAGATGGCTGCTTTTCCAGCTCTTATAAAGACCATCTGAAAGAAGCCCAGGCCAGAGTCCTCCAGGCTACATCCTTTAGGAGAAGAGACTTAGAGCCAGTCTTGTTTGAGCATCCAGGTACTGAGGGTCCCACTCGGAAAGACACACCTCCGCTACCAGGTGTCTCCGAGGTCCCAGCTAGCAAACCCACCTCAGGGAGTAATCAGGTGCTTCGCATTGGTAACCGCAAGCGGTTTTCTGCAGAAAAGAAACTTAGGTCTTTTTCTGAGCCAGATAAAATTCATGAAGTAGGAGCTAACGAGCGCTCCAGTGTGCCTGATAATGCTGCACCCTTAGAAAATCGGCATAGATTATTTGAGGCTGTGGGGAAACCAACTTTCCCCAAGCCTATGCCAAAGCAAAACCTGCAGACATCTGAAGACACCAGACTGCCCAAGTCTGGAGGCATGCACTATTCTGCAAAGAGTGAAACAGCAGGGCGGAGTAAAAGTGAAAGCTCAACCCCCATTGAACACCATCTTAATAATGAAGGTCAGGATGGCCCACACTCAGTAAACCGACAAGCCATGCTAGAACAACAGCGACTTGGCACCTTTGCAGAGTATGAGGCCAAATGGAACATTCAAAGGAAGACATCCGAACCAAGGGTATCTGGACGATACCACTCCGCTGATAACATCCTTGATACAGGAAATGAGAGACAGAGTAAGCCCACCTGTGTGCATGAAAGATCTAGATCCTCCCCTTCTGCTGACTTCCATGGACAGGTtggttatttcatatttaatgaaGTCTCTCAGTTTTCAATGATTTAATTCTGTTATATTTGTTCAgattagggctgggtaaaaatattgatttcttggTTTCATACAAATCTatcccccggtttcacagacaaggcttaagcctagtcctagactaaaatggaagtctgagctgtttcagctAAAAGAAACATGCACTGACTGATcctaaaatatatcagtgccattgttttgtctcaagatggacaccagtaatgtttttttctgagacatgtttataaaaatgacataaatgtcGTAATTGAACTATGGTTTAATCCTGGCTTAGTTTAAGatctgtctgtgaaaccagacttatattgtttcttaaatcccaagaattgaTTAGTCTAGCCTTGTTTTCAGTTAACACATGAAACATTGTAGTGCACGTATTATCCAATAAATCTCAAtgagctttgtgctttgttacttttgatatgaaacaaagtctcaaatTTCAAATTCAGTCCATTTTATTACCATATTCAAACGGTAAATGCCATTTTTgacgctgtttaatgtggagtgacagatcgctgttgCACTTCAGTTcgtgaaataaacatgaataaacatctgaaggtatgttaaaagaaagattacaacttactgaaatcagtatcctgtctcatgtaatcactcTATGAGTGTTTCAGCCATGGAAAGACGACATCAATATAACAGCctgtaaacaatgtcacataaTGTCACATCTATCTCACATAAGAAACATATTCAGTGACCATAAACACTAGTCAACTAGAAAAATTAACTCCAGAGGCATGTTCTGTATATGATCGAATTGAATGGGAAATCAAATTGaatcgcaagcttgtgaatcagaaccgaatttgtgtcaaaacccagccctacaAAACAGGTGCCGTcacagtttgtttttatttggaaCGCTTCATGAATCAAAAGTGTCTTGAGTCTCACATACAGCCCCAGTGAATAGCAGTGATAGCAATATAAAAGCCGGAACTTAGTCAAACATTAAACTCTGTACAAAAAGTCACACCCTCAGACCAGGAAAGTTGTAAGAAAGATCACACAATCATGTCAACCGACTAAGACCATAATTACAAAAGACGATAGTCTTAAAATAGCCTAAGTTAACAGTAGTTGAGATGTATTAATACCTGAACGAGGAGATTAAGTTTGATATGTTTTATGTTCCTCCCAGAAACTTCCAGTTCAAGAAACGAAGTCAGCTGACTATTCCAAACCTGAGAAAAATCTCTGCGAACAGGATAAGAATAGTACAAGGTGAGtgctctgttgtttttttccccattatcTTCAAAGAGTAAAAAGATAATACacaattttaatgtgtttattgaaTATCACTCTGCACTTTTAACATGCTTGTCATGATTATCATGATACTCCTGGGCTTGTTTGAAACTAAGCCAAACAACTCTTCCCTTTGTAATGGAAATGATACCAGTGCCAACAGCCCTGGCTGAGACTGTGTCAGTGTGTCGGTGAAACTATTCCTGCGCTAATGGCTCTGATCTTGACCTCGCTGCATACAGAAATCCCAAGCTGGGCCATCAGTCAGCCCTCGTTGGGTCAAAGACAAACAGTAGACTCTTTATGATCCTTGCAGCCTTGGGATTTAGCCCAGCTGTGACAGCACTGCAATCCTCACTGACTGGGCTTTGTTACAACGAGATGGTTTTGAGTTGTAGGCATGTGAGTATGACATAGGAAGTGTCCAATAAGTCCATTCATAATAAGGCCAAAGAGTAAAATAGCAGCCTAAATTGAATTTTTGCTCTTCCTACTtctttaaaatactgaaatggcACTTCAAAAAGCTCTTTAGAGATGTAAaactttacagataaaatgtaattcagGTTTTACTCTACATATGTAATCTAGTAGATAATGCATTTTACTTTGAAAGAATCATGAATGCTAGCCCTGTACTCTGCTAAGGAGAAACTTTAGTGCTTAATCCAATTCATAATGCCgaacattcattttaaaaccaGCTGGATGAAGAATAGAAGGCTTGTATGTATATTCTGTGCTTGAATAATGTACCAACTGGCACAGAATGGAAGTAGCGTTAACTGTGTGAAGTTGGAGAACGTACAGTCTGATAGTATCGTTTGCTGGGCATGAAATGACCTCCAGTTACCTTAGCAGTTTTTGAAATCATGTCTTTTCATGTCTAGCCTGGGAACTGGGAAACATGTTAAATTGATCCTTACCTGCTTTATCTCTCACTTAAATTATAATCTAGAAAACCTGAAATGAAAGAAACTGTGTCCTTTGAAGATGCAGCTCAAGGATAAAGGATAGATGGCTGGGATGTTATTCCTTTTACATGCAAACTTTTTAGGTGGGGCTCCAATAGTGTGATTCAGGTCAAATTGGATATGTACTCTCAATGTTTGAGATGCAAATTAAAGTTTCAGCTAGTTTACATTGTCATTAATTTGACTTGATCAAAGCAACAGCAACAAGATCATTTTCTAATGTCACAAACAGCTTCCAGTTGTGTCTAACAGATGACCTAcctatttatattcatatttatctAACCTTTCATATTTATGTAACCATAACTTTACAGGCATATCGTTCTATGGCTTCCCTGGGTCTTCTATGTGTAGACGTAAGGAGTGGCAAACTTGAATAAGCATGTTACCGCCAAACATCCATCATCCGAAGCTTTGTAAATTGCCCCCTATGAAAGGTTTTGTCTTGATTCTTGCTTGTAATTAAGGTGCCGTGGAGAGCTAACTATGAATTATACCATAGACCTGCATCTTCACTTCATAGCGCCTAAATGTCAAAGTCTTCCTGTCTGCCACCCAATCATTTTACTTGTGTGCAAACATGCACAACTTAATTAAACATTGAAGTCGTAGCTGGAAGGATTCCTCACTTCACTAAGTGATTTTGACAGAGACTTCTAATGTAAGAAAACTCTTTGGCAACTGACTTTTATTAGTACAGGTAGTGTGGACTAAATCCAGTTGGAAACATTTCAGTTGAGCTACAAGCATTTTAGCCCCACCCAGGTGAGATTACATATGTTAGGGGTACAGGAAGCACCTGTTGCTGAGATGAGAACTCCCAATCATCAGAGGTGAGCGCTGCTTTTCATACAGTCAGGTTTCATATTTAGTTCAAGAATTGCTGTTTAGCTGTTTATAGCGACTTTATATGGACACCAGCACCAAGTGCCTGGATAATGGACTTTTTTGAAGTCTTCCTGGAGAAGTTTGAATCATTCCGAGTCTGTAAGTTTAATTTTAAGAGGTGTTTTCTTAGTTTTTAGTTCTCAGTTAATACTTTTCTtggttttattctgtttttacttAATAGGTGAATGCAGGTCAGTGTTTGCATGTAAAATGCTTtgtaaacaatgaaaacatacaGTTGCTTATCCACGTGGAGAGATGGTATGTCTCTCTATTATATGTTTCTGCTACTGGTAGCTGTTTTGTCACATGAACTTTATCAAACAAGGGAAGTTAGCTAGAGACTGATGTTTGATTATAGGTGGGGTGTTGTGGACAAAAGCTCACATGGTATTACCGCGGAGACGTTCTGCATGCCAGTTCATGCTGAGATCAAATGTATGTGTTAGACACTAGAGTATTAGAAAGAACCTGCATCCTACTTGAATGTTAACCATGCATGCATGCTATACTAATGACATCTGCAATGAAAGCATGTATCAGATAACATTGAGAATGACTCTTAAAGTTCGTACACCTATATTGCTGCATCTGGCATtttcttccttctttccttttGTACACTACCCTTCAGAAGTTTtaggtctgtaagattttttacttttcaagattaatgttttaaatcagcaaggatgcattaaattgagcAAAAGTGAGAGTGAATACTTtcacattgttaaaaataaataattaaatactccaataaatgctgttctttgatatttatatttataaattcatgaGTCCCACAaaattccacaaaaatattaagcagcattactgttttctacatctaaatcagcatattatagtgatttttttttttttttttttcatcacgagacactgaagaccggtgtaatggctgctgaaaattcagctttgccatcacaggaataaattacatatgacaatatatttaaaaaactgtaaaacattttaaaaaatcttacaaaccacaaacttttttatttgtggAATAACCACAAACCATCCTACAACTACTCACGACTTGCTTCTCTTTACTCTTCTTTaatctctttgtttttttctttggagCACAGCCACTGGTTCTATACACCCAGCAGGTAATTCAGTATACCGTGTCTTTCTGTGGAGTTtggtggatttttaaaatggaataatTCATTTGCACATATTGACTGTATTaccaaaattattataaattgatTCTAACAGTAGAATCTGCCACATTTCTAATGTTGCATggtttgaagtcaaaagtttacatatacatggcagaatatgcaaaatgttaattattttaccaaaatatgaggaatcatacaaaatgcatgttattttttgtttagcacTTACCTGAGTAAGgtgtttcacataaaaaatgtttacatttagttcACCAGAGAAAATAAGAATTGAATTTACAAAAACTaccctgttcagaagtttacatatacttgattTTTAGTATTGTTTGGTTACCtgattacctgaatgatccgcagcgttttgtttttttgtttgttttgttttggttagtgatagttgttcataagtcccttgtttgtcctgaacagttaaactgcccactgttcttcagaaaaaccctttaggtcccacaaattctttggtttctcagcaattttgtgtatttgaaccctttccaacaatgactgtatgatttgtagattcatcttctcacactgagaacaactgagggactcatatacaactattacaaaatgttcaaacactccagaagaaaaaatgatgaattaagagccggggagtggaaacttttggaatttgaagatcagggtaaatttaatttttgtcttctgggaaacatgtaagtatcttctgtagcttctgaagggcagtactaaatgaaaaaaatatatgaaatataggcaaaataaaaaaaaaatgtaaacattcttttcaaaagtttacacccctggctcttaaagcatagtttttctttctgaagcatcagtgagcatttgaactttctgcaatagttgcatatgcgtcccacagttgtcctcagtgtgaaaagatggatctcaaaatcatacagtcattgctggaaagggttcaaatacaaaaatgctgaaaaaccaaagaatttgtaggacctgaaggatttttctgaagaacaatggGCAGTTTAACTTTCGAGCAACTATCACTAAGCGATGATTTCATCTGAATTGTCAGGCCACCTATCCCTAATAGACGTCGgtaaagaaatacatttacattgttactTTCATAGAGTGTTTTAATATTAGAGTTTTCGTTCCCAAgcagttttatataaaatagtcaCACAAGAGCCTTCTTATCCCTCCCTGCCCTCCATAAATCTGGGTAGACAAGGAAGAGAGTAAAAACATAAACGAAAACAATCAAGATTAAGAAGGGAAAAGCGCTCTCCTTGCCAGTTGCTGCAGGGGAAAGATCATTCATTCTCCACAGCATGACAGGCTTGTGGGAACAGAAATATGCTGGGTATGACAGCCAGCCTGGGAGTTACCATGGAGAGATGGTGAAATGTGGGAGAAATGTCTGCCTGCCTATCGATTTACGCTGAACACAGTGAGGCTTTGTGCACCAAAAAGGACAAACACATTCAGACTCTGGGCCTTTGAGGAATCTTCATTGGTAGATTGTGATTTTTACTTCAAAGcattctcttttgttttttaggttAAATGAAAAAGGATACAGTGAACTCGTATGCAAGGAAAACCCAGAAATCCCCTCACTGGCTTTGACTGAAGACCTGGAGAAAAAAGCTTTAGATCCTCCATCCAGTCATCATAAAACTGCACTGCATTTCTCTGACCATAGCACTCGCAGTGAACCTTCAGCGCCCTCCAAAAACAAGAGCTCTGTTCTCTTGCCCCATCTGGAGAAGTACAAATGCCCTGAGGGCACACCTCCTCCTCTTAGCAAATTTCAGGAGGTCCAGCCTGGATCACAAGGAGGAGTCTTGGCCTCACTCTCTCCTGTCAACAATCAAAGCTCTGCCTCTTTTCCAGCCCCTGTTCCCTGGAAAGGCTCAGAGCATAGCAAAGGGCCAACAAGGGAGGAGGAGCTACCACAAGAGCTTGTGCCTCCTCCCTTTCCACCTCCTCCCCCTCCAGCTGTCCTGCCCACCCAACAAACCGCTGGCCCGACCCAGCCCACCATGGAGGGGCAGCGTTCGCCCTCGCCCCAGTTTGCTCCCCAGAGGCTGACTGACAAGCCCCCTGTCTCCGTCTCCATACAGGATGAAGCTCCTGGAAGGTAAGACTTTATGTATTTAGAGTTAAATTCTGCCGTACAGGAATTCTTTCAGGTCTGTGCTGGAATTCGGGGAGATTTCCACTGGCAAACCACAGCTGGGCTCCTCTCAGCTGCAATCTTAAAACCATCACTGGAAACTCTCCCTACAGCCCAGTAATTTAATGACAGTGCTTCTCTGACTGTCTCTTTATTGTATTCATGCACATACAAGGGGCTTATTCATATGTGTCCTTACTGCAGATTGCCCATGTGTACTGCAATTCTTCAGATCAGTCATAAGAGGGATACCCCCCAGCCTCAACTAAAGACTGTTGAAGAATATCATTTCTGGCGCTTTGTTTTTGCTGGAATAGGGAAAGTTTTTAGAAGTCTAGCCATCAGAAGCCTGGCGAAGACCTAGGTTTTGAATTGGACATTGACATCATTGTATGATTCTTAACTATATGCATGGATTTGGTCACAGGAACTGACATGTCTTGTTTTCCTGTATACAGAGCTTGCTAGCCTGAAGTAAAAGATCAAATGTCATGTTTTTCCACACAGATAATACCTATGAAAATTGTTTTTCCTGCCCTTCTTGTGTTAATCTTTTGCCTAGTATCCCAGTTTTTCTTTGTCTCATTTCTTTCATTCACCATTGTTGTTTTCTTACAGGATGGATAGGGTTAAAGATGAGAATACATCTGTGAAGAAAGTTCCCATTAAAATTGTCCGCTCCGAGAGTGACACCGAAAAAGAAAGCCGGCAATATCTCAACCTCCCCATCGAGACCCCCATCAGCTCTCAAGAACCTGGAGTAACTCATCTTCAGAGTTTGGGGAACCCCGATCAGTCCTACTCCTTATTCTGTACTTACACCAGGCAAAAGGACCAGGTGCCTGATCTGAGAGAAGCAGATATGGGCCCTCTGAAAGATCAGGGTCCACAAACCAACGTGAACCCAGTATCTTATGGGTTACGTGGCCCCCAGATGGCCCCTTCGCCGGATCAAAGCAGCAACGGGGTGTCTTCACACCCCTTGCAGACAGAGGACGACGAAAAAAGAAAGGAGCTGGCTAAAGACATAATGGACAAGGACAAATCCTTAGTGGACATTTTAGACCAGAGTAAGATGAAAACCACCATGGATTTGATGGAGGGGATTTTCCCTCAGGGAGAGCAGCTACTGGAGGAGGCCCAACATCGCAGGAAAGCTGCCCCGAAACAGCTTTCTCATCGCAACTCTGTGGAGAAGTCAGTATTTCGTACTTGTAAACCTTCTGTGTTCCTATTTCCTACCTCGGTTTGCCAAATTCGTGCTTCATTATTTATTCTGGGAATTTACCCTTAATTACAAACCTATCCAGAAGGAAGAAAGATTGAACTTGTGTGtctgatgtttgtttttgtttttttaatcagcaGGTCAGGGTTGTTATTGTATGAAAGCCCGTTTccgtcactgaaaaaaaaaaaaaagttaattgcgagtttttatctcacaattcagactttttctcagaattgcatgtttacatctcccatttctaacttttttctcccaatattgagtttatatcaagcaattctactttttttctcatgattaaattttatatcctgcatttatgttttttttcttctcgtaaatgtgagtttatatcttttttcttcttgcaattccaaggtTACATcccacaattcagactttgttGTCGTAAATGCCAGTTAAAATCcagttctgagggaaaaaaaaaagaattgtgagtttatatctcacaattctgacctttttcttgcaattccgagtttatatctcacatttctgactttttttcttatgattgtttgtctcacaattctgacttttttctcgcaatatcaagtttatatgtcgcaattctgactttttttgtaaatgtgactttatattatacaattctgactttttcttgcaattctgagtttatatctcgcaatcgtgacttttttctcagaattgtaagatattagttcccaattgtgagttataaaatccagttctgagggggaaaaaagatattttcttagaatcgtgagtttatatcacagttctgactttttttgtaaatgtgactttatatttttcttgcaattccaagtttatatcctgcattTCCaaccttttttcttgcaattcaattccaagtttatatcctgcattTCCAACCTTTTTCTCACAAtatcgagtttatatctcacaattctgactttttcttgcaattccaagtttatatcctgcattTCCAACCTTTTTCTCACAAtatcgagtttatatctcacaattctgactttttttcttgtaaatgtgagtttatatctcacaattctgactttttcttgcaatatcgcgtttatatcttgtaattctgactttttctttaaattctatctcgcaattttgacttttttttcagaattgtaagatatgaactgacaattgtgagttataaaatccaGTTCTGCGGGGGAACaatgaaaaaagatattttctcacaattgtgaatttatatctcacaattctgacttaacttccggttgcatgttataaagtaaGTAAGTGCAAGTGCAAGTTATAagatagaaacttgcaattctgagaaataaagtcgcaattctgagaaacaaagtttataacttacaattctgacttttctcaaaattgtgagtttaaatctcagaaTTCTGCAAGTTGatgtcacgcaattctgagaaaaaaagccagaattgtgagatgtaaacgtgagaaaaaaaaaacagaattttctcaaattgcaagtttatatctcacaattctgactttttttgtaaatgtgactttatatctcacaattctgactttttctcgcaaatgcaagtgtatatctcgcaattctgacttttttcttgcaattctgagtttatatcctgcatttctgacttttttctcgcaaatacgagtttatatcttacaattctgacatttttctcacaatatcgagtttatatcttgcagttctgacttttttcttgtaaatgtgactttatatctcacaattctgacttttgtcttgcaattctgcaagAAAAaacctcagaattgtgagataaaaccttgcagttaaatcattttatttatttttttattcagtggcagaaacagttTTCCGTGTTATTGAGCCCTACCCGTgtggtttcattaaaaaaaacaacaaaaaaaaaacggagaaaggtatttagtaaatatttagaTTGTAGCCTGTCCAATTTTTCTTCCTCATTCAAGTTATGATTCATAAGCGtggtttatttttcttgttgcaAATCTGGGGCATTAACTCATCTAGCAATCTGGCAGACTTTGTGTAAATCTTATGTCACTGAAACAGAatgtcaaaa from Labeo rohita strain BAU-BD-2019 chromosome 6, IGBB_LRoh.1.0, whole genome shotgun sequence carries:
- the shroom2a gene encoding protein Shroom2 isoform X1, with protein sequence MDTIKQYPIDSGFPEGDHRIFYSSDRPGNFDEHHGNGEGWKVVDVTLVGGAPWGFTLRGGLEHREPLLITKVEEGSKAATARLQAGDELINVNNISLAGYRQEAICLIKGSHKTLSLVVKRKMKMVDIVAQKMPSESDVHMARSFLTKILRSSMRKNRFKGRNEPMSRPHSWHATKFNESHSEAKTQSTPSPVWQTRYDASSFSSELSTGWEQTNLRRVSDQFSSLGSMDSLEHSSHPYPPGRLSPSKSNNNSIEHLGGGKRDSAYSSFSTSSGTPDYSLSKSNTASTENMLYKINQWDSSSRHSNGRHSQSLSEGVRQDERLGYLQHLSSHEIPKAEEQPGTRHSSSGRVSIGPVWHVPDMKKNVVSSTPPPAPPTRSDSFAATKVHEKGLITGTSEGLGVHPQLKPQVKALQKAGETHETTQRSHQVNETAPESRPSKNDSSNPYISSNAQHQYPPHMSSDKTYSLSTTDVRDRHQPYAPVPYHSRQYSDEGTFHAQTRTIPALKPPFSGYFSSMQELPTNNHMQPNSQNQTRRQAASMSGYVGVTSHHIAQGMTQASLVRVDDFKATSVSEMSHSGRDRLSIGSQGGAKDRYFPPQSQHHDTDHKDNNASFKQSENHHRIFAAPSNIPDSTKPSELRGSQKQLHMSSSDEHSGSYPSSKQPEHRRSAGHLHLKEYSQQPFPAKSESKICPQKTPMLYSLAQENNDVEDCQDEINSGSAQQEVLESQSGKQARRSDRFATTLRNEIQMRRAQLQKSRSAATLESPVEAVEEPAVWKTTGTSSSSSDGCFSSSYKDHLKEAQARVLQATSFRRRDLEPVLFEHPGTEGPTRKDTPPLPGVSEVPASKPTSGSNQVLRIGNRKRFSAEKKLRSFSEPDKIHEVGANERSSVPDNAAPLENRHRLFEAVGKPTFPKPMPKQNLQTSEDTRLPKSGGMHYSAKSETAGRSKSESSTPIEHHLNNEGQDGPHSVNRQAMLEQQRLGTFAEYEAKWNIQRKTSEPRVSGRYHSADNILDTGNERQSKPTCVHERSRSSPSADFHGQKLPVQETKSADYSKPEKNLCEQDKNSTRLNEKGYSELVCKENPEIPSLALTEDLEKKALDPPSSHHKTALHFSDHSTRSEPSAPSKNKSSVLLPHLEKYKCPEGTPPPLSKFQEVQPGSQGGVLASLSPVNNQSSASFPAPVPWKGSEHSKGPTREEELPQELVPPPFPPPPPPAVLPTQQTAGPTQPTMEGQRSPSPQFAPQRLTDKPPVSVSIQDEAPGRMDRVKDENTSVKKVPIKIVRSESDTEKESRQYLNLPIETPISSQEPGVTHLQSLGNPDQSYSLFCTYTRQKDQVPDLREADMGPLKDQGPQTNVNPVSYGLRGPQMAPSPDQSSNGVSSHPLQTEDDEKRKELAKDIMDKDKSLVDILDQSKMKTTMDLMEGIFPQGEQLLEEAQHRRKAAPKQLSHRNSVEKKEEDSLVAATALVTNSTYYSTSAPKAELLIKMKDMQEQSVEHNSEEELEEDNESDLASKKHELIDSLSKKLQVLRGAQESLQEDVQDNNALGEDVEAIVQGVCKPNELEKFRMFVGDLDKVVNLLLSLSGRLARVENALNSLEEDASLDERRTLTEKRKLLIRQHEDAKELKENLDRRERVVYDILASYLSEENMADYEHFVKMKSALIIEQRKLEDKIKLGEEQLKCLMDSLPMDLRTTN